Proteins encoded together in one Corallococcus caeni window:
- a CDS encoding DUF4388 domain-containing protein produces MRGVCGDFSTMPLKDLVVHLGNRRATGTLNVERGDVRKQLLLRDGHVITASSNQPREYFGQFLINQGHLTEDQLERAFATQAETHILLGKILIMTGTVSEATVRTVLSHKFREMLLDAFTWEEGGFDFRATDAAPELEGLDVSVDLLDVSREGEFRETAWQAIRAVFPSGRVRLEVDERKLTDRKAGSMDERIVQLAKDGLSIDGIALALHATDFFLYQRLYALYRQDALRVSDEAPLPAPEPGSHTVVVVEDDDDDDLNAGGVIGSESSSDEVLQAAQLFLDAGNLRDGEALARRAHEIAPTEHTAKLLRDAEGRLLTELRKALMEPSRVPALMVTPAHLKTLPLTSPERYLLSRIDGRRDVAAIVHVSPLQELEALKFFQGFVDTELVKLTPRPLS; encoded by the coding sequence ATGCGCGGCGTGTGTGGTGATTTTTCGACGATGCCCCTCAAGGACCTGGTCGTCCACCTCGGGAATCGCCGGGCCACCGGCACCCTGAACGTGGAGCGGGGAGACGTGCGCAAGCAGCTCCTGCTGCGCGACGGCCACGTCATCACCGCCAGCTCCAACCAGCCGCGCGAGTACTTCGGTCAGTTCCTCATCAACCAGGGCCACCTGACGGAGGACCAGCTGGAGCGCGCGTTCGCCACGCAGGCGGAGACGCACATCCTGCTGGGGAAGATCCTGATCATGACGGGCACGGTGTCGGAGGCCACCGTGCGCACGGTGCTCTCCCACAAGTTCCGGGAGATGCTGCTGGACGCCTTCACCTGGGAGGAAGGCGGCTTCGACTTCCGCGCCACGGACGCCGCGCCGGAGCTGGAGGGCCTGGACGTCAGCGTGGACCTGCTGGACGTGAGCCGCGAGGGCGAGTTCCGCGAGACGGCGTGGCAGGCCATCCGCGCGGTGTTCCCCTCCGGCCGCGTGCGCCTGGAGGTGGACGAGCGCAAGCTGACGGACCGCAAGGCCGGCAGCATGGACGAGCGCATCGTGCAGCTGGCGAAGGACGGCCTGAGCATCGACGGCATCGCGCTGGCGCTGCACGCCACGGACTTCTTCCTCTACCAGCGGCTGTACGCGCTCTACCGGCAGGACGCGCTGCGCGTGTCGGACGAGGCGCCCCTGCCCGCCCCGGAGCCCGGCTCGCACACCGTCGTCGTGGTGGAGGACGATGACGACGACGACCTGAATGCGGGCGGCGTCATCGGCTCCGAGTCCTCCTCCGACGAGGTGCTCCAGGCCGCACAGCTCTTCCTGGACGCGGGCAACCTGCGCGACGGCGAGGCGCTGGCCCGGCGCGCGCATGAGATTGCCCCCACCGAGCACACAGCGAAGCTGCTGCGCGACGCGGAGGGCAGGCTGCTCACGGAGCTGCGCAAGGCGCTGATGGAGCCGTCGCGGGTGCCGGCGCTGATGGTGACGCCCGCGCACCTGAAGACGCTGCCCCTCACGTCACCAGAGCGCTACCTGCTGTCGCGCATCGACGGACGGCGGGACGTGGCGGCCATCGTGCACGTGTCGCCGCTCCAGGAGCTGGAGGCGCTGAAGTTCTTCCAGGGCTTCGTGGACACGGAGCTGGTGAAGCTCACCCCGCGTCCGCTGTCCTGA
- a CDS encoding glutaredoxin family protein produces the protein MRVDIYSKPGCSLCVKAVAVVEQVQTRLPFELYVTDILQSPDLFEAWRYDIPVVLIDGVPAFKHRVDAEALEARIREVMNGIPIAKTVGQDG, from the coding sequence ATGCGAGTCGATATCTACTCGAAACCCGGGTGTTCCCTCTGCGTGAAGGCCGTCGCCGTGGTCGAGCAGGTACAGACCCGGCTGCCCTTCGAGCTCTACGTCACCGACATCCTCCAGAGCCCGGACCTCTTCGAGGCCTGGCGTTACGACATCCCCGTGGTCCTCATTGATGGGGTGCCTGCCTTCAAGCACCGCGTGGACGCGGAGGCGTTGGAAGCCCGGATCCGCGAGGTGATGAATGGCATACCCATTGCTAAAACCGTGGGCCAGGATGGGTAA
- a CDS encoding diguanylate cyclase domain-containing protein — protein sequence MGVKGKRAGKSGQPPTVLLVEPRAEDLERTRALLGEAGFRVVPLTRFDAAVPLFEVIRPDAVLLAAQPPDFAAVQTARRLRQVGKGTVPMMYLVDSHDRDAWRFCVEKGQCVDVVPRTVDGAELSMKLHAQMRLKQSVERAAAGEEAGTALALHDPVTGLYNRPFLLALIGLEARRTERYGGTFSVVAAEVTGWSALRKEHGKSMAERLLVYSAVVLGQTVREADAVARVGDSQFAMLLPGTPAEAVPEVLARVEARFEAARFQMEGRVVRTALELGAVSFPDTVGAPTQLLGAALQTLRRTRELRRAAGPARLMSV from the coding sequence GTGGGCGTGAAGGGCAAGCGAGCGGGAAAGTCGGGCCAGCCTCCTACGGTGCTGCTGGTGGAGCCGCGTGCGGAGGACCTGGAGCGCACCCGGGCGCTGCTGGGGGAGGCGGGCTTCCGCGTGGTGCCCCTGACGCGCTTCGACGCGGCGGTGCCCCTCTTCGAGGTGATCCGCCCGGACGCGGTGCTGCTGGCCGCGCAGCCGCCGGACTTCGCGGCGGTGCAGACGGCGCGGCGCCTGCGTCAGGTGGGCAAGGGCACGGTGCCGATGATGTACCTGGTGGATTCGCACGACCGGGACGCGTGGCGCTTCTGCGTGGAGAAGGGGCAGTGCGTGGACGTGGTGCCGCGCACGGTGGACGGCGCGGAGCTGTCCATGAAGCTGCACGCGCAGATGCGGCTGAAGCAGTCGGTGGAGCGCGCGGCGGCCGGTGAAGAGGCCGGCACGGCGCTGGCGCTGCATGACCCGGTGACGGGGCTCTACAACCGGCCGTTCCTGCTGGCCCTCATCGGGCTGGAGGCGCGGCGGACGGAGCGCTACGGCGGGACGTTCTCGGTGGTGGCGGCGGAGGTGACGGGGTGGAGCGCGCTTCGCAAGGAGCACGGCAAGAGCATGGCGGAGCGGCTGCTCGTCTACAGCGCGGTGGTGCTGGGACAGACGGTGCGCGAGGCCGACGCGGTGGCGCGGGTGGGCGACAGTCAGTTCGCCATGCTGCTGCCGGGCACGCCCGCGGAGGCGGTGCCGGAGGTGCTGGCGCGGGTGGAGGCGCGGTTCGAGGCCGCCCGTTTCCAGATGGAGGGTCGAGTGGTGCGCACGGCGCTGGAGCTGGGGGCGGTGAGCTTCCCGGACACGGTGGGGGCTCCCACCCAGTTGCTGGGCGCGGCACTGCAGACCTTGAGGCGTACACGCGAGCTTCGGCGGGCGGCCGGTCCAGCCCGTCTGATGTCGGTTTGA
- a CDS encoding sigma-54 dependent transcriptional regulator translates to MDRIAVLVVDDEESVRTFLSELLGSSGYQVRCASSGSQALEMLSGGSFDAVLLDVVMPEMSGLEVLRRYRSTGGTAPVIVLSALSGADDAVRALKMGASDYLAKPFGNDELQDVLARALGTRVPERQATAPAPRVVLTPAEAAAEARVLISTSPAMRRARALVERIADTDVPVLLLGESGTGKEVIAREIHARSQRHGRPFIKVNCAALPGELLESELFGHERGAFTGATAEKPGKFELADQGTIFLDEIGEMAIRLQAKLLQVLQDEEFFRVGGKKSVRVDSRVVVATNRDLEKEIALGNFREDLYYRLNVVAIRLPPLRERREDVVPLTDHFLKKYGKGFMTNVSELPSEVLHAFTDYEWPGNVRELENMVRRLCVLKDPTLVLDEIHAGGRTPASAPSLPTSFGGGDEFIPPPSRHVDEAARVFAAPPSSHAAVSNSGVQVLEMPSRGVMMTPAPVAEASPFNAVAPQRYANPFDAPQPPPPPPPAGELSLKDIGKRAAMLAEREAILAMLQRTAWNKRRAAGKLRISYKALLYKIKECGIIDPRASAEF, encoded by the coding sequence ATGGATCGGATCGCGGTGCTGGTGGTCGATGACGAGGAGTCGGTGCGCACGTTCCTGTCCGAGCTGTTGGGCAGCTCGGGGTACCAGGTGCGCTGTGCCTCGAGCGGTTCGCAGGCGCTGGAGATGCTCTCTGGTGGCTCGTTCGACGCGGTGCTCCTGGACGTGGTGATGCCGGAGATGAGTGGCCTGGAGGTGCTGCGCCGCTACCGGAGCACGGGTGGCACAGCCCCGGTCATCGTGCTGAGCGCGCTGTCGGGCGCGGATGATGCGGTGCGCGCGCTGAAGATGGGCGCGTCCGACTATCTGGCGAAGCCCTTTGGCAACGACGAGCTGCAGGACGTGCTCGCGCGCGCCCTGGGGACCCGCGTGCCGGAGCGCCAGGCGACCGCGCCCGCGCCCCGCGTGGTGCTGACGCCCGCGGAGGCCGCGGCGGAGGCCCGCGTGCTCATCTCCACGTCGCCGGCCATGCGCCGCGCGCGTGCGCTGGTGGAGCGCATCGCGGACACGGACGTGCCGGTGCTGCTGCTGGGTGAGTCCGGCACGGGCAAGGAAGTCATCGCCCGTGAGATCCATGCGCGCAGCCAGCGCCATGGCCGGCCGTTCATCAAGGTGAACTGCGCGGCGCTGCCGGGGGAGTTGCTGGAGAGCGAGCTGTTCGGCCACGAGCGCGGCGCCTTCACGGGCGCCACGGCGGAGAAGCCGGGCAAGTTCGAGCTGGCGGATCAGGGCACCATCTTCCTGGATGAGATTGGCGAGATGGCCATCCGCCTCCAGGCGAAGCTGCTCCAGGTGCTGCAGGACGAGGAGTTCTTCCGCGTCGGTGGCAAGAAGAGCGTCCGCGTGGACAGCCGCGTGGTGGTGGCGACGAACCGCGACCTGGAGAAGGAGATCGCGCTCGGCAACTTCCGCGAGGACCTCTACTACCGCCTCAACGTCGTGGCCATCCGCCTGCCGCCCCTGCGCGAGCGCCGGGAGGACGTGGTGCCGCTCACCGACCACTTCCTGAAGAAGTATGGCAAGGGCTTCATGACGAACGTGTCCGAGCTGCCCTCCGAGGTGCTCCACGCGTTCACCGACTACGAGTGGCCGGGCAACGTGCGCGAGCTGGAGAACATGGTTCGCCGGCTGTGCGTGCTGAAGGACCCGACCCTGGTGCTGGACGAAATCCACGCCGGCGGCCGGACCCCCGCGAGCGCCCCGTCGCTGCCCACGTCGTTCGGGGGCGGGGACGAGTTCATCCCGCCGCCGTCGCGCCACGTGGACGAGGCCGCCCGCGTCTTCGCGGCCCCGCCGTCCTCGCATGCGGCGGTGTCGAACTCCGGCGTGCAGGTGCTGGAGATGCCCTCGCGCGGTGTGATGATGACGCCGGCCCCGGTGGCGGAGGCCTCGCCGTTCAACGCGGTGGCGCCGCAGCGGTACGCGAACCCGTTCGACGCGCCGCAGCCTCCGCCCCCGCCGCCTCCGGCCGGGGAGCTGTCGCTCAAGGACATTGGCAAGCGCGCGGCGATGCTCGCGGAGCGCGAGGCCATCCTCGCGATGCTCCAGCGCACCGCGTGGAACAAGCGCCGCGCCGCCGGCAAGCTGCGCATCAGCTACAAGGCGCTGCTCTACAAGATCAAGGAGTGCGGCATCATCGACCCTCGCGCGAGCGCGGAGTTCTAG
- a CDS encoding SDR family oxidoreductase, whose protein sequence is MTAPLLLLGCGYTLTRFAVAEARAGREVLATTREASRRAVLEGAGVRVVSLDEALSRTAGAHVVNSVPPDAGLDVRFAQALSRSRPSRLIYLSSTGVYGSARGRVDESTPVDTTSATSRARLEAEALFLPLGASVLRIAGIYGPGRGTAGRLKAGTLRIPESGGGRLSRIHVDDLVEAVRVVLERGAPGEVYCVADRRPATQEETASWLCQHLGLPMPPRVPLASLHESLRGDRAISAAKLEALGWTPRHPDFTTGFLAAMEEEARGSALPG, encoded by the coding sequence ATGACGGCTCCGCTCCTGCTGCTCGGCTGTGGCTACACGCTCACGCGGTTCGCGGTGGCGGAGGCCCGTGCGGGCCGCGAGGTGCTGGCCACGACCCGGGAGGCGTCCCGCCGCGCGGTGCTGGAGGGCGCGGGCGTCCGGGTGGTGTCCCTCGATGAGGCGCTGTCGCGAACCGCGGGCGCGCACGTCGTGAACTCCGTTCCACCGGACGCCGGGCTGGATGTCCGCTTCGCGCAAGCGCTGTCCCGCTCGCGTCCGTCGCGGCTCATCTACCTTTCCTCCACGGGCGTCTATGGCTCCGCGCGCGGGCGCGTGGATGAGTCCACGCCGGTGGATACGACCTCCGCGACCTCCCGCGCCCGGCTGGAGGCGGAGGCCCTCTTCCTGCCATTGGGTGCGAGCGTCCTGCGCATCGCGGGCATCTACGGCCCCGGGCGCGGCACGGCCGGACGGCTGAAGGCGGGCACGCTGCGCATCCCGGAGTCGGGTGGGGGGCGGCTGTCGCGCATCCACGTGGACGACCTGGTGGAGGCGGTGCGCGTGGTGCTCGAACGCGGCGCTCCGGGCGAGGTGTACTGCGTGGCCGACCGTCGGCCCGCGACGCAGGAGGAGACGGCCTCCTGGCTCTGCCAGCACCTGGGCCTCCCCATGCCGCCGCGCGTGCCCCTGGCGTCGCTGCACGAGTCCCTGCGCGGCGACCGTGCCATCAGCGCCGCGAAGCTGGAGGCCCTGGGCTGGACGCCGCGCCATCCGGACTTCACCACCGGCTTCCTCGCGGCGATGGAGGAGGAGGCGCGCGGCTCAGCCCTGCCCGGGTGA
- a CDS encoding Na+/H+ antiporter gives MLVFEIVIGLLLGGAGLAALSRRLGTPYPALVALAGAVLALVPGSPELVLDPELALTLFVAPVLLDAAFDASPRDLRANWRPVAGLALGAVVLTVIAVAVAVRWRVPAMPWAAAIALGAIVAPPDAAAATAVLKQLKPPHRLLVILEGESLFNDASALLIYRLALGAVAAGGVLGWSAVPTLLIVTVGSLLLGVVLSWVSLRINFLVEDVSTAVITQFGSTFAVWMIAERLHLSGILTTVVYAMTISRTASTLTPARIRIPSYAVWEVATFVLNVLAFVLVGFQLKTIVARFDRETWLEYGAIAGVVTGAAILARFAWVMGAGAFTRWRQRKSKSTAVTLSPGAAVLVGWCGMRGIVTLAAALALPTGHDGVAAFPYRDLILFTSFSVVLGTLVVQGMTLRPLMTRLKLDDDGEVDHEVRLARVETLRAGLEATQDAPGTTELATLVRRRYELQLRRARQTLEDHSHAGPGTQAGPSSPWGPPTADADMVRAAMAAGRKRLADLRADGTIGDAAFQQVEQELDWSELDLQQILRSESPGQG, from the coding sequence ATGCTGGTGTTCGAGATCGTCATCGGGCTGCTGCTGGGAGGCGCGGGGCTGGCGGCGCTGTCCCGGCGGCTCGGCACGCCCTACCCCGCGCTGGTGGCGCTGGCGGGGGCGGTGCTGGCGCTCGTGCCGGGGAGCCCGGAGCTGGTGTTGGATCCGGAGCTGGCGCTCACCCTGTTCGTCGCGCCGGTGCTGCTGGACGCGGCGTTCGATGCCTCCCCCCGCGACCTGCGCGCGAACTGGCGGCCGGTGGCGGGGCTGGCCCTGGGCGCGGTGGTGCTCACGGTCATCGCGGTCGCGGTGGCGGTGCGGTGGAGGGTGCCGGCCATGCCCTGGGCGGCGGCCATCGCGCTGGGCGCCATCGTCGCGCCTCCGGACGCGGCGGCGGCCACGGCGGTGCTGAAGCAGTTGAAGCCGCCACACCGGCTGCTCGTCATCCTGGAGGGCGAAAGCCTGTTCAACGACGCGAGCGCCCTGCTCATCTACCGGCTCGCGCTGGGGGCCGTGGCCGCGGGCGGCGTGCTGGGCTGGAGCGCGGTGCCCACGCTGCTCATCGTCACGGTGGGCAGCCTGCTGCTGGGCGTCGTGTTGTCGTGGGTGAGCCTGCGCATCAACTTCCTCGTGGAGGACGTGTCCACGGCGGTCATCACGCAGTTCGGCAGCACGTTCGCGGTGTGGATGATCGCCGAGCGGCTGCACCTGTCCGGCATCCTCACGACGGTCGTCTACGCGATGACCATCTCCCGGACGGCCTCCACGCTGACGCCCGCGCGGATCCGCATCCCGTCCTACGCGGTGTGGGAGGTGGCGACGTTCGTGCTGAACGTGCTGGCCTTCGTGCTCGTGGGCTTCCAGCTGAAGACCATCGTCGCGCGCTTCGACCGGGAGACGTGGCTGGAGTACGGGGCGATCGCGGGCGTCGTGACGGGCGCGGCCATCCTCGCGCGCTTCGCCTGGGTGATGGGCGCGGGGGCGTTCACCCGCTGGAGGCAGCGCAAGTCGAAGTCCACCGCCGTCACGCTCTCGCCCGGCGCGGCGGTGCTGGTGGGCTGGTGCGGCATGCGGGGCATCGTGACGCTCGCCGCCGCGCTGGCGCTGCCCACGGGGCACGACGGGGTCGCGGCCTTCCCCTACCGGGACCTCATCCTCTTCACGTCCTTCTCCGTGGTGCTGGGGACACTCGTGGTGCAGGGCATGACGCTGCGGCCCCTGATGACGCGGCTGAAGCTGGACGACGACGGCGAGGTGGACCACGAGGTGCGGCTCGCGCGGGTGGAGACGCTGCGCGCGGGCCTGGAAGCCACGCAGGACGCACCGGGCACGACGGAGCTGGCGACCCTGGTCCGGCGGCGGTACGAGTTGCAGCTGCGGCGCGCGCGGCAGACGCTCGAGGATCATTCGCACGCGGGCCCGGGGACGCAGGCGGGCCCCAGCTCCCCGTGGGGTCCGCCCACCGCGGACGCGGACATGGTGCGCGCCGCGATGGCGGCGGGGCGCAAGCGCCTGGCGGACCTCCGGGCGGACGGCACCATCGGGGACGCGGCGTTCCAGCAGGTGGAGCAGGAGCTGGACTGGTCGGAGCTCGACCTGCAGCAGATCCTCCGGTCGGAATCACCCGGGCAGGGCTGA
- a CDS encoding tetratricopeptide repeat protein: MSRSLLLASFNEGVHRSMAGNHEAAVQAFDQVLAVDPRHFPALTAKSFALKQLGRTEEALKGFQRAIELDPTAADPLREAALCQLELGEPEAAALLMERAVQLNPTPGYREAAAIEVYALGNALLTQGRRPDKARYRLARQVFELALELSPAYVEAAKALADVWEHLGDPTQREHYTQLATRLRPASS; the protein is encoded by the coding sequence ATGTCCAGGTCGTTGCTGTTGGCGTCGTTCAACGAGGGCGTCCACCGTTCCATGGCCGGCAATCACGAGGCCGCGGTCCAGGCGTTTGATCAGGTCCTCGCCGTGGATCCGCGCCACTTCCCCGCGCTCACCGCGAAGTCCTTCGCCCTCAAGCAGCTGGGGCGCACCGAGGAGGCCCTGAAGGGCTTCCAGCGCGCCATCGAGCTGGATCCGACCGCGGCGGACCCCTTGCGCGAGGCCGCGCTCTGCCAGCTGGAGCTGGGCGAACCGGAGGCCGCCGCCCTCCTCATGGAGCGGGCGGTGCAACTCAACCCCACCCCGGGATACCGCGAAGCCGCCGCCATCGAGGTCTACGCGCTGGGTAACGCGCTCTTGACCCAGGGCCGGCGGCCGGACAAGGCCCGCTACCGTCTGGCCCGCCAGGTCTTCGAACTGGCGCTGGAGCTGTCGCCCGCCTACGTGGAGGCGGCCAAGGCCCTGGCGGACGTCTGGGAGCACCTGGGCGACCCTACCCAGCGGGAGCACTACACCCAGCTGGCGACCCGGCTGCGCCCCGCCTCCTCCTGA
- a CDS encoding 3-deoxy-7-phosphoheptulonate synthase, whose translation MIVMLEPDSPESVVNAVLQLASQYEGVTPRAHVVQGAESTITELYLLGSTAQVPLEPFQQLPGVRQVVRVSQKYRIIGRHGGQRTTAGFEYNGVTFGDNSVNLFAGLCAVDSPESVDAMMAALARCGITTTRMGAYKPRTNPYEFQGLGAKCLPYVFESAGKHGIKVIAMEVTHPRHIDEINEALKNAGNPTGVMLQVGTRNAQNFELLKVIGQQRTFPVLFKRGMGITLEESLNACEYVASEGNPKIVFCLRGVKTHLGDPHRNMVDFAHVPVVRRLTRMPVCVDPSHAIGRAEAPPDGLPDIFHAIGQGLIAGASMVLVDFHPTPEKALCDGPQALRLEQLGALQRYTNIVRAAYTEAVKNGDGTQAGAKAAAAVSR comes from the coding sequence ATGATCGTGATGCTCGAGCCGGATTCCCCCGAATCCGTCGTGAACGCCGTCCTCCAGCTTGCTTCGCAGTACGAGGGCGTCACCCCGCGTGCCCACGTGGTCCAGGGCGCCGAGTCCACCATCACGGAGCTGTACCTGCTGGGCTCCACCGCGCAGGTGCCGCTGGAGCCCTTCCAGCAGCTGCCCGGCGTGCGCCAGGTGGTCCGCGTCTCCCAGAAGTACCGCATCATCGGCCGGCACGGCGGTCAGCGCACCACTGCGGGCTTCGAGTACAACGGCGTCACCTTCGGCGACAACTCGGTGAACCTCTTCGCGGGTCTGTGCGCGGTGGACTCGCCGGAGAGCGTGGACGCGATGATGGCGGCGCTCGCCCGCTGCGGCATCACCACCACGCGCATGGGGGCGTACAAGCCGCGCACCAACCCGTATGAGTTCCAGGGCCTGGGCGCGAAGTGCCTCCCCTACGTCTTCGAGTCCGCGGGCAAGCACGGCATCAAGGTCATCGCGATGGAGGTGACGCACCCGCGCCACATCGACGAGATCAACGAGGCGCTGAAGAACGCGGGCAACCCCACGGGCGTGATGCTCCAGGTGGGCACGCGCAACGCGCAGAACTTCGAATTGCTCAAGGTGATTGGCCAGCAGCGCACCTTCCCGGTGCTCTTCAAGCGCGGCATGGGCATCACGCTGGAGGAGTCCCTCAACGCGTGCGAGTACGTGGCGAGCGAGGGCAACCCCAAGATCGTCTTCTGCCTGCGCGGCGTGAAGACGCACCTGGGCGACCCGCACCGCAACATGGTGGACTTCGCGCACGTGCCGGTGGTGCGCCGCCTCACCCGCATGCCGGTGTGCGTGGATCCCTCGCACGCCATTGGCCGCGCGGAGGCCCCGCCGGATGGGCTGCCGGACATCTTCCACGCGATTGGCCAGGGGCTCATCGCGGGCGCGTCCATGGTGCTGGTGGACTTCCACCCGACGCCGGAGAAGGCGCTGTGCGACGGGCCGCAGGCGCTGCGCCTGGAGCAACTGGGCGCGCTCCAGCGCTACACGAACATCGTTCGCGCCGCGTACACGGAGGCCGTGAAGAACGGCGACGGGACGCAGGCTGGCGCCAAGGCCGCCGCCGCCGTCAGTCGCTGA
- the pheA gene encoding prephenate dehydratase, whose product MAEAAPRRIAFQGERGAYGDEATGAFFGASVARIPCPTFRDVFEAVARGTVDGGVVPLESALAGPVAEVVDLLLEFTPPIAGELRLRVRHCLLAPPGRTLEGLTRALSHPQALAQCGGWLRKHHLQPVPEANTAVAARRVAQEALEGTAAIASRTAAELYGLTVLAEDIADSPDNATRFLAVGPAVPPHLGSRWKTSVVLTLDNGPGALAGVLTAFAAHGVNVARLESRPGGVRAWDYRWCLDVDGAADSAPVKAALSEARSACTSLRVLGSYALSD is encoded by the coding sequence ATGGCTGAAGCCGCCCCCCGCCGCATCGCCTTCCAGGGCGAGCGCGGCGCGTACGGCGACGAGGCCACGGGCGCCTTCTTCGGCGCCTCCGTGGCGCGCATCCCCTGCCCCACCTTCCGCGACGTCTTCGAGGCCGTGGCCCGGGGCACGGTGGACGGCGGCGTCGTCCCCCTGGAGAGCGCGCTCGCGGGGCCCGTGGCGGAGGTGGTGGACCTGCTCCTGGAGTTCACCCCGCCCATCGCCGGCGAATTGCGCCTGCGCGTGCGCCACTGCCTGCTCGCGCCGCCGGGCCGCACGCTGGAGGGCCTCACGCGCGCGCTGTCGCATCCCCAGGCGCTGGCGCAGTGCGGAGGCTGGCTGAGGAAGCACCACCTCCAGCCCGTGCCTGAAGCCAACACCGCCGTGGCCGCGCGGCGCGTGGCACAGGAAGCCCTGGAGGGCACGGCCGCCATCGCCAGCCGGACCGCCGCGGAGCTCTACGGCCTCACCGTGCTGGCGGAGGACATCGCGGACTCGCCGGACAACGCCACCCGCTTCCTCGCGGTGGGCCCGGCCGTGCCGCCCCATCTCGGCTCGCGGTGGAAGACGTCCGTGGTGCTCACGCTCGACAACGGGCCCGGCGCGCTCGCGGGCGTGCTCACGGCCTTCGCCGCGCACGGGGTGAACGTCGCGCGGCTGGAGTCGAGGCCCGGTGGCGTGCGCGCCTGGGACTACCGCTGGTGCCTGGACGTGGACGGCGCGGCGGACTCCGCGCCGGTGAAGGCGGCCCTGAGCGAGGCCCGGAGCGCGTGCACGTCGCTCCGGGTGCTGGGCAGCTACGCGCTCAGCGACTGA
- a CDS encoding bifunctional chorismate mutase/prephenate dehydratase, which produces MADIPNLETLRAQIERIDEDILDALQRRMALADDVARAKLVTAWPFRDPQREDLLLRKLRGRAAERGLDPHEVERLYRVILDMSVARQQALVTRLDTTPLRVGYLGVEGSYSHLAARQRYGHRPGGVLLTGFDTARRAVEALKQGAQDLLLLPIENTTAGSMNEVYDVLAAGDAVITGEVVSQVDHRLLGVKGAKLEDLREVLSHPQALAQCEDFLRTHVPGARAVLGPDTAVAAQMVADRNDVTVAAIASESAASRFGLVVLARDLQPGSDFTRFVEVGRQPTPLAPDVPCKTSLLVVLEHRPGALGQVLQRLTQRGVNLSKLESRPIPGAPWQYRFYLDVEGHAASAAVTAALDDLRPLTSSLRVLGTYPRAEPVDG; this is translated from the coding sequence ATGGCGGACATCCCCAACCTGGAGACCCTGCGGGCGCAGATTGAACGCATCGACGAGGACATCCTCGATGCGCTCCAGCGGCGCATGGCCCTGGCCGACGACGTGGCGCGCGCCAAGCTGGTGACGGCCTGGCCCTTCCGGGACCCGCAGCGCGAGGACCTGCTGCTGCGCAAGCTGCGCGGCCGGGCAGCGGAGCGCGGCCTGGACCCGCACGAAGTCGAGCGCCTCTACCGCGTCATCCTGGACATGTCCGTGGCCAGGCAGCAGGCGCTGGTGACCCGGCTGGACACCACACCCCTGCGCGTGGGCTACCTTGGCGTCGAGGGCTCCTACAGCCACCTGGCCGCCCGCCAGCGCTACGGCCACCGTCCGGGCGGCGTGCTCCTCACCGGCTTCGACACCGCCCGGCGGGCCGTGGAGGCCCTGAAGCAGGGCGCGCAGGACCTGCTGCTCCTGCCCATCGAGAACACCACCGCAGGCAGCATGAACGAGGTCTACGACGTGCTCGCCGCGGGCGACGCCGTCATCACCGGCGAGGTGGTGAGCCAGGTGGACCACCGGCTGCTGGGAGTGAAGGGCGCGAAGCTGGAGGACCTGCGCGAGGTGCTGTCCCATCCGCAGGCGCTGGCGCAGTGCGAGGACTTCCTGCGCACGCACGTGCCCGGGGCCCGCGCCGTGCTGGGGCCGGACACCGCCGTCGCCGCGCAGATGGTCGCGGACCGCAACGACGTCACGGTGGCCGCCATAGCCAGCGAGTCCGCGGCCAGCCGCTTCGGACTCGTGGTGCTCGCCCGCGACCTGCAGCCCGGTTCGGACTTCACTCGCTTCGTGGAGGTGGGGCGCCAGCCCACGCCGCTCGCGCCGGACGTGCCGTGCAAGACGTCGCTGCTCGTCGTGCTGGAGCACCGCCCGGGCGCGCTGGGCCAGGTGCTGCAGCGGCTCACGCAGCGGGGAGTGAACCTCTCCAAGCTGGAGTCGCGCCCCATCCCGGGCGCGCCATGGCAGTACCGCTTCTACCTGGACGTGGAGGGCCACGCCGCGTCCGCCGCGGTGACGGCCGCGCTGGACGACCTGCGCCCGCTCACGTCGTCGCTGCGCGTGCTGGGGACCTACCCGCGAGCGGAGCCCGTCGATGGCTGA